One part of the Oryzias melastigma strain HK-1 linkage group LG21, ASM292280v2, whole genome shotgun sequence genome encodes these proteins:
- the scel gene encoding sciellin isoform X2 — MSRYSTQVKSSSPSVAIEESKKKSTLLKDNSWIRKPEEEDEPVDRDPNFGRSVLGRYKPNETTASSEQEDVKTTKPVKTSSSVLALTKRFSSPQDTQTSPTSTTKSTSTYTKRYSSVKPEATSSTSPVKEETKTSTKTSTVTKDDGSTKTTTTTTTTISSTQSVKSPVTKSPPKTDTFSERVKSSSKGAQYSPYSPTKTTVVAEKPLSSTKEAEDKLYDTLIPSSVRSDPPATDSKTTLTSTRTVTVKSTTDGKPEDELYDTLLPKSITSGSSSPVKSSVTKTSVVTVESSQENKDAEDKLYDSLLPKAIRGDVTDSKTTVESTKTDTEDSIPNGGYTKTTITKKISTSSTPEDDLYNTLLPKSITSDSSSPVRSSVTKKDSINGGESPTLTSPSFSRTNSDTYSRSYSYSKPDSRSDDQLYSKTSRTSVYGSSERPVLEKDLCTHCRKPFTGDAKMVLDDMKINCHATCFKCDVCNCSLGHMKAGDNMWIYKRMIHCENCFESTRVKWRC, encoded by the exons ATGAGTCGGTATTCCACACAAG TCAAAAGCAGCAGTCCCAGCGTGGCCATTGAGGAGAGCAAGAAGAAGAGCACCCTTCTCAAAGACAATAGCTGGATCCGAAAACCCGAAGAGGAAGATGAACCTGTCGA TCGGGACCCAAACTTTGGCAGAAGTGTGCTGGGAAGATACAAACCCAATGAAACTACGGCCAG CTCAGAACAGGAGGACGTTAAAACCACCAAACCTGTGAAAACATCATCGTCTGTGCTCGCTCTGACAAAAAg ATTCAGTTCTCCTCAAGATACCCAAACCAG ccCAACCTCCACCACCAAGTCTACATCCACCTACACCAAgag ataTTCAAGTGTGAAACCAGAAGCTACAAGCAG CACATCACCAGTCAAAGAGGAGACAAAAACAAG CACTAAAACCTCTACGGTCACCAAAGATGACGGTTCCACAAAGacaaccaccaccaccaccaccaccatcagcTCCACCCAGAGCGTGAA ATCTCCTGTCACCAAATCCCCCCCCAAGACTGACACCTTCTCTGAACGCGTCAAGTCTTCAAGCAAAGG GGCCCAGTACTCGCCATACTCCCCCACCAAAACAACAGTCGTGGCTGAGAAACCTCTCAGCAGCACCAAAGA AGCTGAGGACAAGCTTTATGACACGCTCATCCCCTCGTCTGTCAGGAGTGACCCTCCAGCCACAGACAG CAAAACAACCTTGACCTCAACCAGAACTGTGACAGTGAAGAGCACCACCGACGGAAA GCCTGAAGATGAACTGTATGACACTCTTCTTCCTAAGTCTATAACATCCGGCTCATCCTCACCTGTCAA ATCGAGTGTGACAAAAACTAGTGTTGTCACCGTGGAGAGCAGCCAAGAGAACAAAGA TGCTGAAGACAAACTCTATGATTCGCTCCTTCCCAAGGCTATCAGAGGTGATGTCACTGACAG CAAAACCACTGTGGAAAGTACAAAGACTGACACAGAGGACAGCATCCCTAATGG aggTTACACTAAAACTACAATCACAAAAAAGATCTCAACCTCCTCCAC GCCTGAAGATGACCTGTACAACACCCTCCTGCCCAAATCCATCACCTCTGATTCCTCTTCTCCTGTCAG ATCGAGCGTCACAAAGAAGGACAGCATCAACGG AGGAGAAAGCCCAACATTGACTTCACCTTCTTTTTCACGCACCAACAG CGACACTTATAGTAGATCCTACTCCTATTCCAAACCGGACTCCAG GTCTGATGACCAGTTGTACTCAAAGACTTCCAGGACGAGTGTGTACGGATCCTCTGAAAG GCCGGTGCTGGAGAAAGACCTGTGCACTCACTGCCGCAAGCCCTTCACCGGAGACGCCAAGATGGTTCTGGATGACATGAAGATCAACTGCCACGCTACCTGCTTTAAA TGTGACGTCTGCAACTGCTCTCTGGGACACATGAAAGCTGGAGACAACATGTGGATCTACAAACGTATGATTCACTGTGAGAACTGCTTTGAGAGCACCAGAG TGAAATGGAGATGCTGA
- the scel gene encoding sciellin isoform X1 translates to MSRYSTQVKSSSPSVAIEESKKKSTLLKDNSWIRKPEEEDEPVDRDPNFGRSVLGRYKPNETTASSEQEDVKTTKPVKTSSSVLALTKRFSSPQDTQTSPTSTTKSTSTYTKRYSSVKPEATSSTSPVKEETKTSTKTSTVTKDDGSTKTTTTTTTTISSTQSVKSPVTKSPPKTDTFSERVKSSSKGAQYSPYSPTKTTVVAEKPLSSTKEAEDKLYDTLIPSSVRSDPPATDSKTTLTSTRTVTVKSTTDGKPEDELYDTLLPKSITSGSSSPVKSSVTKTSVVTVESSQENKDAEDKLYDSLLPKAIRGDVTDSKTTVESTKTDTEDSIPNGGYTKTTITKKISTSSTPEDDLYNTLLPKSITSDSSSPVRSSVTKKDSINGGESPTLTSPSFSRTNSDTYSRSYSYSKPDSSYEYTSITSPSTYTSTSFKRSDDQLYSKTSRTSVYGSSERPVLEKDLCTHCRKPFTGDAKMVLDDMKINCHATCFKCDVCNCSLGHMKAGDNMWIYKRMIHCENCFESTRVKWRC, encoded by the exons ATGAGTCGGTATTCCACACAAG TCAAAAGCAGCAGTCCCAGCGTGGCCATTGAGGAGAGCAAGAAGAAGAGCACCCTTCTCAAAGACAATAGCTGGATCCGAAAACCCGAAGAGGAAGATGAACCTGTCGA TCGGGACCCAAACTTTGGCAGAAGTGTGCTGGGAAGATACAAACCCAATGAAACTACGGCCAG CTCAGAACAGGAGGACGTTAAAACCACCAAACCTGTGAAAACATCATCGTCTGTGCTCGCTCTGACAAAAAg ATTCAGTTCTCCTCAAGATACCCAAACCAG ccCAACCTCCACCACCAAGTCTACATCCACCTACACCAAgag ataTTCAAGTGTGAAACCAGAAGCTACAAGCAG CACATCACCAGTCAAAGAGGAGACAAAAACAAG CACTAAAACCTCTACGGTCACCAAAGATGACGGTTCCACAAAGacaaccaccaccaccaccaccaccatcagcTCCACCCAGAGCGTGAA ATCTCCTGTCACCAAATCCCCCCCCAAGACTGACACCTTCTCTGAACGCGTCAAGTCTTCAAGCAAAGG GGCCCAGTACTCGCCATACTCCCCCACCAAAACAACAGTCGTGGCTGAGAAACCTCTCAGCAGCACCAAAGA AGCTGAGGACAAGCTTTATGACACGCTCATCCCCTCGTCTGTCAGGAGTGACCCTCCAGCCACAGACAG CAAAACAACCTTGACCTCAACCAGAACTGTGACAGTGAAGAGCACCACCGACGGAAA GCCTGAAGATGAACTGTATGACACTCTTCTTCCTAAGTCTATAACATCCGGCTCATCCTCACCTGTCAA ATCGAGTGTGACAAAAACTAGTGTTGTCACCGTGGAGAGCAGCCAAGAGAACAAAGA TGCTGAAGACAAACTCTATGATTCGCTCCTTCCCAAGGCTATCAGAGGTGATGTCACTGACAG CAAAACCACTGTGGAAAGTACAAAGACTGACACAGAGGACAGCATCCCTAATGG aggTTACACTAAAACTACAATCACAAAAAAGATCTCAACCTCCTCCAC GCCTGAAGATGACCTGTACAACACCCTCCTGCCCAAATCCATCACCTCTGATTCCTCTTCTCCTGTCAG ATCGAGCGTCACAAAGAAGGACAGCATCAACGG AGGAGAAAGCCCAACATTGACTTCACCTTCTTTTTCACGCACCAACAG CGACACTTATAGTAGATCCTACTCCTATTCCAAACCGGACTCCAG TTATGAGTACACCAGCATCACCAGCCCTTCTACATACACCTCAACATCATTTAAGAG GTCTGATGACCAGTTGTACTCAAAGACTTCCAGGACGAGTGTGTACGGATCCTCTGAAAG GCCGGTGCTGGAGAAAGACCTGTGCACTCACTGCCGCAAGCCCTTCACCGGAGACGCCAAGATGGTTCTGGATGACATGAAGATCAACTGCCACGCTACCTGCTTTAAA TGTGACGTCTGCAACTGCTCTCTGGGACACATGAAAGCTGGAGACAACATGTGGATCTACAAACGTATGATTCACTGTGAGAACTGCTTTGAGAGCACCAGAG TGAAATGGAGATGCTGA